The following are encoded together in the Streptomyces sp. NBC_00341 genome:
- a CDS encoding GNAT family N-acetyltransferase, whose protein sequence is MHALPTASTTPAAASLAAEPPAAARQRARSVVPPRYRVSLAVDQEEVRAAQRLRHQVFAAEFGARLEGPEPGLDSDAFDAYCDHLLVRETATGDIVATYRLLPPERARIAGRLYAEGEFDLARLAPIRDDLVEVGRSCVHPAHRDGVVIALIWAGLARYMERTGHNWLAGCCSISLSDGGGAAARAWETVRNKHLAPEDYWVSPHRLWQAPAALPGGPGGLAALPPLLRGYLRLGARICGAPAHDPEFNVADLYVLLSLRGTDPRYLRHFLSLAPQQ, encoded by the coding sequence GCGCTGCCCACCGCCTCCACCACTCCTGCCGCCGCCTCCCTCGCCGCAGAACCGCCCGCTGCCGCGCGGCAGCGGGCGCGGTCCGTCGTCCCGCCGCGCTACCGGGTCTCCCTCGCCGTGGACCAGGAGGAGGTGCGCGCAGCCCAGCGCCTACGCCACCAGGTCTTCGCCGCGGAGTTCGGGGCCCGGCTGGAGGGCCCGGAACCGGGCCTGGACAGCGACGCGTTCGACGCGTACTGCGACCACCTGCTGGTCCGGGAGACGGCCACCGGCGACATCGTCGCCACCTACCGCCTGCTCCCGCCCGAGCGGGCCCGGATCGCCGGACGCCTCTACGCGGAGGGCGAGTTCGACCTCGCCAGGCTCGCCCCGATCCGCGACGACCTGGTCGAGGTCGGCCGCTCCTGCGTCCACCCGGCCCACCGCGACGGCGTCGTCATCGCCCTGATCTGGGCCGGGCTGGCCCGCTACATGGAGCGCACCGGCCACAACTGGCTGGCCGGGTGCTGCTCGATATCCCTCTCCGACGGCGGCGGGGCAGCGGCCCGCGCCTGGGAGACCGTACGGAACAAGCACCTGGCGCCCGAGGACTACTGGGTCTCCCCGCACCGCCTCTGGCAGGCCCCGGCGGCGCTTCCGGGCGGCCCGGGCGGGCTCGCCGCGCTCCCGCCGCTGCTGCGCGGCTATCTGCGCCTCGGCGCCCGGATCTGCGGGGCGCCCGCGCACGACCCCGAGTTCAACGTCGCCGATCTCTACGTGCTGCTGTCGCTGCGCGGCACCGACCCGCGCTACCTCCGCCACTTCCTCTCGCTCGCCCCGCAGCAGTGA
- a CDS encoding lysophospholipid acyltransferase family protein: MSHWLPASPCTPPGCAVHAGPARHPLPAAALLLAGCALTLAGVLCAPLALSLTGGARRERLIRCWAHAVLRAFGVGVRITGPPAARGGTPAVRGGAAGIGGGPSGGPAGAVGIRAGTPGVLVVANHVSWLDIPLVAAVCPGRMLAKSAIRRWPVLGPLAALGGTLFVERERLRSLPATVRSLASALRGGARVVVFPEGSTWCGRGHGGRFRPAAFQAAIDAGAAVQPLRIRYLGGPPDHRAPAGAAAFVGDDPLTASLWRVVRAAGLTAEIRVLTPIPAGAVPGRRELARLAQSTVASDSANLPPASVHH; this comes from the coding sequence GTGAGCCACTGGCTGCCCGCGTCCCCGTGCACCCCGCCCGGCTGCGCGGTGCACGCGGGCCCGGCCCGGCATCCGCTCCCGGCGGCGGCCCTGCTGCTCGCCGGATGCGCGCTGACCCTCGCAGGGGTTCTGTGCGCCCCGCTCGCGCTGTCGCTGACCGGCGGGGCGCGGCGGGAGCGGCTGATCCGGTGCTGGGCGCACGCGGTGCTGCGGGCGTTCGGGGTAGGGGTGCGGATCACCGGGCCGCCTGCCGCGCGGGGCGGCACCCCGGCCGTACGGGGCGGCGCGGCGGGCATCGGTGGCGGGCCTTCGGGCGGGCCGGCCGGTGCGGTGGGCATCCGCGCCGGCACCCCGGGGGTGCTGGTGGTCGCCAACCATGTCTCCTGGCTGGACATCCCGCTGGTCGCGGCCGTGTGCCCCGGCCGGATGCTGGCCAAGAGCGCCATCCGGCGCTGGCCGGTGCTCGGCCCGCTGGCGGCGCTCGGAGGCACCCTGTTCGTCGAGCGCGAGCGGCTGCGCTCGCTGCCCGCCACCGTGCGGAGCCTCGCCTCCGCGCTGCGCGGCGGCGCCCGGGTCGTGGTCTTCCCGGAGGGCAGTACCTGGTGCGGCCGCGGGCACGGCGGCCGGTTCCGGCCCGCCGCGTTCCAGGCCGCGATCGACGCCGGGGCCGCCGTCCAGCCGCTGCGCATCCGCTATCTGGGCGGACCGCCGGACCACCGCGCTCCGGCGGGCGCCGCGGCCTTCGTCGGTGACGATCCGCTGACCGCCTCGCTCTGGCGGGTGGTGAGGGCGGCCGGGCTGACCGCCGAGATCCGCGTACTGACGCCGATCCCGGCGGGCGCGGTGCCCGGCCGCCGCGAACTGGCCCGGCTGGCTCAGTCCACCGTGGCCAGCGACAGCGCGAACCTGCCCCCGGCGTCCGTCCACCACTGA
- the egtD gene encoding L-histidine N(alpha)-methyltransferase encodes MSPFLLTRTLPVDATDAALRADVLHGLTRQPKTLPPKWFYDARGSELFEEITRLPEYYPTRAEREILIDRAGAIAAASGARTLVELGSGSSEKTRHLLDALPELHTYVPVDVSESALRGAAEALLEERPGLSVHALIADFTGALTLPQTPGPRLIVFLGGTIGNLLPEERAAFLSSVRSLLSPGDSLLLGTDLVKDEEVLVAAYDDAAGVTAAFNRNVLSVVDRELGADFEPADFEHVARWNPEREWIEMRLRARRELTVKIPELNLVVPFEAGEELRTEISAKFREDGVRDELDRAGLRLAQWWTDAGGRFALSLATVD; translated from the coding sequence GTGAGTCCCTTTCTGCTGACCCGCACCCTGCCGGTGGACGCGACGGACGCGGCGCTGCGCGCCGACGTGCTGCACGGTCTGACCCGGCAGCCGAAGACGCTGCCGCCCAAGTGGTTCTACGACGCCCGCGGCAGCGAACTGTTCGAGGAGATCACCCGGCTGCCCGAGTACTACCCCACCCGGGCCGAGCGGGAGATCCTGATCGACCGGGCCGGCGCGATCGCCGCCGCGTCCGGCGCCCGGACCCTGGTGGAGCTGGGCTCCGGGTCCTCCGAGAAGACCCGGCACCTGCTCGACGCGCTGCCGGAGCTGCACACCTATGTGCCGGTCGATGTGAGCGAGAGCGCGCTGCGCGGGGCGGCCGAGGCGCTGCTGGAGGAGCGGCCCGGCCTGTCCGTGCACGCCCTCATCGCCGACTTCACCGGCGCGCTGACACTGCCACAGACCCCGGGACCGCGGCTGATCGTCTTCCTGGGCGGCACCATCGGCAATCTGCTGCCGGAGGAGCGTGCCGCGTTCCTCTCGTCCGTGCGCTCGCTGCTCTCCCCCGGCGACAGCCTGCTGCTCGGTACGGATCTGGTGAAGGACGAGGAGGTGCTCGTAGCGGCGTACGACGATGCCGCGGGAGTCACGGCGGCGTTCAACCGGAACGTCCTGTCGGTCGTCGACCGGGAGCTGGGGGCCGACTTCGAGCCCGCCGACTTCGAGCACGTGGCCCGGTGGAATCCGGAGCGGGAGTGGATCGAGATGCGGCTGCGGGCCCGCCGGGAGCTCACGGTGAAGATCCCGGAACTGAATCTGGTGGTGCCGTTCGAGGCCGGTGAGGAGCTGCGGACGGAGATCTCGGCGAAGTTCCGCGAGGACGGGGTACGGGACGAACTGGACCGGGCCGGGCTCCGGCTGGCTCAGTGGTGGACGGACGCCGGGGGCAGGTTCGCGCTGTCGCTGGCCACGGTGGACTGA
- the egtC gene encoding ergothioneine biosynthesis protein EgtC encodes MCRHIAYVGPPVALGEVLTRPAHSLVRQSWEPRRQRHGTVNADGFGVGWYADGDPVPGRYRRPGPVWGDRTFADLARVVRSHAVLAAVRDATEFDPDGEAAAAPFAAGEVLFSHNGAVKGWPGSMAPLAATLPPAELLRLTARCDSALVWALVRHRLAAGDALPQAVADTVTEVAEAAPGSRLNLLLTDGSTIVATAWGDTLWHWSEPGRHAVVASEPYDDDPRWREVPDRTLLTATRTDVSLTPLKEPAQ; translated from the coding sequence ATGTGCCGTCATATCGCCTACGTGGGACCACCGGTAGCCCTGGGCGAGGTGCTGACCCGGCCCGCGCACTCCCTGGTGCGCCAGTCCTGGGAGCCGCGCCGGCAGCGGCACGGGACGGTCAACGCGGACGGCTTCGGCGTCGGCTGGTACGCGGACGGGGACCCGGTCCCCGGACGCTACCGCCGCCCCGGACCCGTCTGGGGCGACCGGACCTTCGCCGATCTGGCCAGGGTGGTGCGCAGCCACGCCGTGCTGGCCGCGGTCCGCGATGCCACGGAGTTCGATCCGGACGGCGAGGCCGCGGCCGCGCCGTTCGCCGCGGGCGAGGTGCTGTTCAGCCACAACGGCGCGGTGAAGGGCTGGCCCGGCTCCATGGCACCGCTCGCTGCGACGCTGCCCCCGGCAGAACTGCTGAGGCTGACCGCCCGCTGCGATTCGGCGCTGGTCTGGGCCCTGGTGCGGCACCGGCTCGCGGCGGGCGACGCGCTCCCGCAGGCCGTCGCGGACACCGTGACCGAGGTCGCGGAGGCGGCTCCGGGCTCCCGGCTCAACCTGCTGCTCACCGATGGTTCCACCATCGTGGCGACGGCCTGGGGCGACACCCTGTGGCACTGGTCCGAGCCAGGCCGGCACGCGGTCGTGGCCTCGGAGCCCTACGACGACGATCCGCGCTGGCGCGAGGTCCCGGACCGCACCCTGCTGACCGCGACCCGCACCGACGTATCGCTGACCCCGCTCAAGGAGCCCGCCCAGTGA
- the egtB gene encoding ergothioneine biosynthesis protein EgtB: MTDSPGPDTQDGPGALDGPDALEGPDALDAEVLRERAVTALLTARERTTLLTESVDDHELTAQHSPLMSPLVWDLAHIGNQEELWLLRGVGGREAMRPEIDGLYDAFEHPRAARPSLPLLAPAEARSYAAEVRGRALDVLGTTPLGGRPLLRSAFAFGMIAQHEQQHDETMLITHQLRSGPAALTAPEPPRAADAATLAAEVLVPGGPFTMGTSTEPWALDNERPAHRRDVPAFFLDTAPVTCGAYRAFIEDGGYTERRWWAPEGWAMVREHELTAPLFWHRDAGQWLRRRFGVTEPVPADEPVLHVSWYEADAYARWAGRRLPTEAEWEKAARHDPAADRSRRYPWGDGDPTPDHANLGQRHLRPAPAGAYPAGRSPSGAGQLIGDVWEWTSSDFLPYPGFAPFPYREYSEVFFGPGHKVLRGGSFAVDAVACRGTFRNWDLPVRRQIFSGFRTARDS; this comes from the coding sequence ATGACCGACTCCCCCGGACCTGACACACAGGACGGACCTGGCGCGCTGGACGGACCCGACGCGCTGGAGGGACCCGACGCGCTGGACGCCGAGGTGCTCCGCGAGCGTGCTGTCACCGCGCTCCTCACCGCGCGGGAGCGCACCACCCTGCTCACCGAGAGCGTGGATGACCACGAACTGACCGCCCAGCACTCACCGTTGATGTCTCCCCTGGTCTGGGACCTCGCGCACATCGGCAATCAGGAAGAGCTGTGGCTGCTGCGCGGAGTGGGCGGACGGGAGGCGATGCGCCCGGAGATCGACGGCCTGTACGACGCCTTCGAGCACCCCCGGGCCGCCCGCCCCTCCCTGCCGCTGCTGGCCCCCGCAGAGGCCAGGTCCTACGCCGCGGAGGTGCGCGGCCGGGCCCTGGACGTGCTCGGCACGACGCCGCTCGGCGGACGCCCCCTGCTGCGGTCCGCGTTCGCCTTCGGGATGATCGCGCAGCATGAACAGCAGCACGACGAGACCATGCTGATCACCCATCAGCTGCGTTCCGGCCCCGCCGCGCTCACCGCACCCGAGCCGCCCCGGGCCGCCGACGCGGCCACTCTCGCGGCCGAAGTGCTCGTCCCTGGCGGACCGTTCACCATGGGCACCTCGACCGAACCATGGGCGCTGGACAACGAACGCCCCGCGCACCGCCGCGACGTACCCGCCTTCTTCCTCGACACCGCCCCGGTGACCTGCGGCGCGTACCGGGCGTTCATCGAGGACGGCGGCTACACAGAGCGCCGCTGGTGGGCGCCCGAGGGGTGGGCGATGGTCCGTGAGCACGAGCTGACGGCGCCGCTGTTCTGGCACCGGGACGCCGGTCAGTGGCTGCGCCGGCGCTTCGGCGTGACCGAACCGGTACCGGCCGACGAGCCGGTGCTGCACGTCAGCTGGTACGAGGCCGACGCGTACGCCCGCTGGGCCGGGCGCAGACTGCCCACCGAGGCCGAATGGGAGAAGGCGGCCCGCCACGACCCGGCCGCCGACCGGTCCCGGCGCTATCCGTGGGGCGACGGGGACCCCACACCGGACCACGCCAACCTGGGCCAGCGCCACCTGCGGCCCGCCCCCGCCGGGGCGTATCCGGCCGGCCGGTCACCGTCCGGAGCGGGGCAGCTGATCGGGGACGTGTGGGAGTGGACGTCGAGCGACTTCCTGCCCTACCCGGGCTTCGCGCCGTTCCCGTACCGCGAGTACTCGGAGGTGTTCTTCGGCCCCGGGCACAAGGTGCTGCGCGGCGGGTCGTTCGCGGTGGACGCGGTGGCCTGCCGGGGGACGTTCCGCAACTGGGACCTGCCGGTCCGGCGGCAGATCTTCTCGGGGTTCCGCACCGCGAGGGATTCCTGA
- the egtA gene encoding ergothioneine biosynthesis glutamate--cysteine ligase EgtA, whose amino-acid sequence MSPETSGGHGPPDHAPPLGEGAAEDLLRGICFKTGPPRIVGVELEWLLHDRDRPHSPVPHHRLEAAAAAVRALSLNAAVTFEPGGQLELSSRPADSLMACVNDTADDLVAVRAALDRLDLAAVGLGVDPWQSPRRLLREPRYDAMEKALDRWGPAGRAMMCTTASVQVCLDAGEEEPGPLGYGRRWQLAHLLGAVLVAVFANSPFRQGRPTPWRSARQSLWADLDPLRTLAPADSLPPRDAWASHVLDTPVLCIRGEAGPWHVPEGLSFREWIRSGVPRRPVRSDLEYHITTLFPPVRPRGHLELRMIDAQSGTDGWLVPLAVTTALFDDPEAAETVYRTVKPLAETAGPLAPPRNPLWLAAARDGLADPELRAAATACFELALAALPRMGATRAVQDTVADFHDRYVARGRCPADDLRATLSADRTDGRYDPKGTLS is encoded by the coding sequence ATGTCACCAGAAACGTCCGGCGGCCACGGTCCGCCCGACCACGCCCCGCCCCTCGGCGAGGGCGCGGCGGAGGATCTACTGCGCGGCATCTGCTTCAAGACGGGACCGCCGCGCATCGTGGGAGTCGAGCTGGAATGGCTCCTGCACGATCGCGACCGCCCGCACAGTCCCGTCCCGCACCACCGTCTCGAAGCGGCCGCAGCGGCCGTCCGGGCGCTGTCCCTGAACGCCGCGGTGACCTTCGAACCCGGCGGACAGCTGGAGCTCAGCTCGCGCCCCGCGGATTCCCTCATGGCGTGTGTCAACGACACCGCCGACGATCTCGTCGCCGTACGTGCCGCGCTCGACCGGCTGGATCTCGCCGCCGTCGGGCTCGGTGTCGATCCCTGGCAGTCGCCGCGCAGGCTGCTGCGCGAACCCCGTTACGACGCCATGGAGAAGGCGCTGGACCGGTGGGGCCCGGCGGGCCGCGCCATGATGTGCACGACCGCGTCCGTCCAGGTCTGTCTGGACGCCGGAGAGGAGGAACCCGGTCCGCTCGGCTACGGGCGGCGCTGGCAGCTGGCCCATCTGCTGGGTGCGGTACTGGTGGCGGTGTTCGCCAACTCGCCGTTCCGGCAGGGCAGGCCGACGCCGTGGCGCTCCGCGCGCCAGTCCCTGTGGGCCGATCTCGACCCGCTGCGCACGCTCGCCCCGGCCGACTCGCTGCCGCCCCGGGACGCCTGGGCCTCGCACGTCCTGGACACGCCGGTCCTGTGCATCCGCGGCGAGGCGGGGCCGTGGCACGTGCCCGAGGGGCTCAGCTTCCGGGAGTGGATCCGGTCCGGGGTGCCTCGGCGCCCGGTCCGCTCCGACCTCGAATACCACATCACCACGCTGTTCCCGCCGGTCCGTCCGCGCGGGCACCTGGAGCTGCGCATGATCGACGCGCAGTCCGGCACCGACGGATGGCTCGTGCCGCTCGCGGTCACCACTGCCCTGTTCGACGACCCGGAGGCCGCAGAGACCGTGTACCGCACCGTCAAACCGCTGGCCGAGACCGCTGGGCCGCTGGCCCCTCCGCGCAATCCGCTCTGGCTCGCCGCCGCCCGCGACGGACTGGCCGATCCCGAACTGCGGGCGGCGGCCACCGCCTGCTTCGAGCTGGCCCTGGCGGCGCTGCCCAGGATGGGCGCCACACGGGCGGTGCAGGACACCGTGGCGGACTTCCACGACCGGTACGTCGCCCGGGGCCGATGTCCCGCCGACGATCTCCGGGCCACGCTCTCAGCTGACCGGACGGACGGCCGGTACGACCCGAAGGGGACCCTCTCATGA
- a CDS encoding TIGR02452 family protein yields MSARLRGIARETESIVEAGFYRTPQGREVSIERALTAALSGTRLYGPEPVPVASLDRDRTPLIEVTGESSLRAAARRSGERPGKVAVLNYASARNPGGGYLNGAQAQEEALCRGSALYATLRRAPEFYAHHRAERSPFYTDRVIHSPGVPVFRDDRGRLLDTPYLAGFLTSPAPNAGVIRRTDPGSAHLVGAALAARAERVLEVATVRGYRRLVLGAWGCGVFQNDPVEVAGVFRSLLADDGRFAGHFEQIVFGILDRDGESPTRSAFDRVFGKIGQPSP; encoded by the coding sequence GTGAGCGCCCGGCTGCGCGGCATCGCGCGAGAGACCGAGTCCATCGTCGAGGCGGGGTTCTACCGCACGCCGCAAGGGCGGGAAGTGAGCATCGAACGGGCGCTGACAGCTGCCCTCTCGGGGACCAGGCTGTACGGCCCCGAGCCGGTGCCGGTGGCGTCGCTGGACCGCGACCGCACACCGCTCATCGAGGTCACCGGCGAGAGCAGCCTCCGGGCCGCCGCCCGGAGGAGCGGCGAACGGCCGGGCAAGGTCGCCGTCCTGAACTACGCCTCCGCCCGCAACCCCGGTGGCGGATACCTCAACGGGGCCCAGGCACAGGAGGAAGCCCTGTGCCGGGGCTCCGCGCTCTACGCCACGCTGCGCCGGGCCCCGGAGTTCTACGCGCACCACCGGGCCGAGCGCAGCCCCTTCTACACCGACCGGGTCATCCACTCACCGGGCGTGCCGGTCTTCCGCGACGACCGGGGCCGGCTCCTCGACACCCCGTATCTGGCGGGATTCCTCACCTCGCCCGCGCCCAACGCCGGAGTGATCCGCCGTACGGACCCCGGTTCGGCGCACCTCGTCGGGGCCGCGCTCGCCGCACGGGCCGAGCGGGTGCTGGAGGTCGCGACAGTGCGCGGCTACCGCAGGCTGGTGCTGGGGGCCTGGGGCTGTGGTGTGTTCCAAAACGATCCGGTGGAGGTGGCGGGCGTGTTCCGCTCGCTGCTCGCCGACGACGGCCGGTTCGCGGGCCACTTCGAGCAGATCGTCTTCGGCATCCTCGACCGCGACGGCGAATCGCCCACCAGGTCTGCGTTCGATCGCGTGTTCGGGAAGATCGGGCAACCCTCACCCTGA
- a CDS encoding type II toxin-antitoxin system PemK/MazF family toxin, whose protein sequence is MTIQHRSDINDGSAVSPGRTGPGATAEADPHGVGPVRATYAPDRDGDPDPGEIVWTWVPFEENDGRGKDRPVLVVAREETGTLLAVQLSSKQHDQDREWVALGAGPWDSSGRPSWVDLDRVLRVHEDGMRREACALDRDRFDLVAGRLRELYGWR, encoded by the coding sequence ATGACCATCCAGCACCGCAGCGACATCAATGACGGCTCGGCCGTCTCTCCCGGCCGCACCGGTCCCGGCGCCACCGCGGAGGCGGACCCGCACGGGGTCGGCCCGGTCCGCGCCACGTACGCCCCCGACCGGGACGGCGATCCCGACCCCGGCGAAATCGTCTGGACCTGGGTGCCGTTCGAGGAGAACGACGGGCGCGGCAAGGACCGCCCGGTTCTCGTCGTGGCACGTGAGGAGACGGGCACCCTGCTCGCCGTACAGCTCTCCAGCAAGCAGCACGACCAGGACCGCGAGTGGGTGGCGCTGGGCGCCGGTCCCTGGGACAGCTCGGGGCGGCCGTCCTGGGTCGATCTGGACCGGGTGCTGCGGGTCCACGAGGACGGGATGCGGCGCGAGGCGTGCGCCCTGGACCGGGACAGGTTCGACCTGGTCGCCGGGCGGCTCCGGGAGCTCTACGGCTGGAGGTGA
- a CDS encoding LacI family DNA-binding transcriptional regulator produces MIQLPEQPTEGPVPTSADVARLAGVSRATVSYVLNNNAAVRISDPTRRRVRDAAAELGYVPHAAARSLRAGHSRMVLLPTGGFPSGPLHHRFLHELESGLRRLDYTVVQYGSLGLDADDAARAWAELRPVAVIAPGSVPLTPQGTAVLRRSGAKAVITLGPQPVAGAHALIMDQRKVGGCAVRHLLERGRRRIGVVMPEEPGLAPFAGPRLAGARQAAAGTARIEPLPLRHDEESAAGLAARWRTLGLDAVFAHDDIHAMLLMRALQDADIEVPGETAVVGADDLMLARLLRPRLSSVRMELATEQPLADLVDRLVRHPGKEPERHDLLRARAVHRDSS; encoded by the coding sequence ATGATTCAGTTACCCGAGCAGCCCACCGAAGGCCCCGTCCCGACCAGCGCCGACGTGGCGCGGCTCGCCGGCGTCTCCCGGGCCACCGTGTCCTACGTACTGAACAACAACGCGGCCGTACGGATCAGCGATCCGACCCGCCGCCGGGTGCGCGACGCGGCCGCCGAACTCGGCTACGTACCGCACGCCGCCGCCCGGAGCCTGCGCGCCGGACACTCCCGCATGGTGCTGCTGCCCACCGGGGGTTTCCCCTCCGGCCCCCTGCACCACCGCTTCCTGCACGAGCTGGAATCCGGACTGCGCCGTCTCGACTACACCGTGGTCCAGTACGGCTCCCTCGGACTGGACGCCGACGACGCGGCCCGCGCCTGGGCGGAGCTCCGGCCCGTCGCCGTCATCGCCCCCGGTTCCGTCCCCCTCACCCCGCAGGGCACAGCGGTGCTCCGACGCTCCGGCGCCAAGGCGGTGATCACGCTCGGACCGCAGCCCGTGGCGGGCGCCCACGCGCTGATCATGGACCAGCGCAAGGTCGGCGGCTGCGCCGTCCGGCACCTGCTGGAACGCGGCAGGCGCCGGATCGGCGTGGTGATGCCGGAGGAACCGGGCCTCGCGCCGTTCGCCGGACCCAGACTCGCCGGCGCCCGGCAGGCCGCCGCAGGCACCGCCCGGATCGAGCCGCTGCCGCTGCGCCACGACGAGGAGTCGGCCGCCGGGCTCGCCGCCCGCTGGCGCACCCTCGGCCTGGACGCCGTCTTCGCCCACGACGACATCCACGCGATGCTCCTGATGCGGGCGCTCCAGGACGCGGACATCGAGGTCCCCGGCGAGACCGCGGTGGTCGGCGCGGACGACCTGATGCTGGCGAGGCTGCTGAGGCCCAGGCTCAGCAGCGTGCGGATGGAACTGGCCACGGAGCAGCCGCTCGCCGATCTGGTCGACCGGCTGGTACGCCATCCCGGGAAGGAACCCGAACGCCACGACCTGCTGCGGGCGCGGGCCGTCCACCGCGATTCGAGCTGA
- the trxA gene encoding thioredoxin — translation MSTVELTKENFDQVVSENEFVLIDFWASWCGPCRQFAPVYDSASERHADLVFAKVDTEAQQELAAAFEIRSIPTLMIVRDNVAVFSQPGALPEAALEDVIGQARKLDMDEVRKSIADEQKEQK, via the coding sequence ATGAGCACCGTAGAGCTCACCAAGGAAAACTTCGATCAGGTCGTCAGCGAGAACGAGTTCGTCCTGATCGACTTCTGGGCTTCCTGGTGCGGCCCGTGTCGGCAGTTCGCCCCGGTCTACGACTCGGCGTCCGAGCGCCACGCCGATCTGGTCTTCGCCAAGGTCGACACGGAGGCGCAGCAGGAGCTGGCCGCGGCCTTCGAGATCCGGTCGATCCCGACGCTCATGATCGTCCGCGACAACGTGGCGGTCTTCTCGCAGCCGGGCGCGCTGCCCGAGGCCGCGCTGGAGGACGTCATCGGTCAGGCCCGGAAGCTGGACATGGACGAGGTCCGCAAGTCCATCGCGGACGAGCAGAAGGAGCAGAAGTAG
- a CDS encoding NAD(P)/FAD-dependent oxidoreductase, protein MTHAVEPVEYDVVVIGAGPVGENVADRARAAGLSAAIVESELIGGECSYWACMPSKALLRPVVARAEARRVPGLSGSVQGPLDTAAVLAHRDDYASHWKDDGQVAWLEGIGADIYRGTGRLTGTKAVSVTAPDGTEQRLTARHAVAVCTGSRAVVPDLPGIAEARPWTSREATSAKEVPGRLVVVGGGVVGVEMATVWGALGSEVTMLVRGAGLLPRMEPFAGELVAEALTAAGADVRFGVSATAVRRPAPDGPVTVELDNGESVEADEILFATGRAPRTDDLGLETVHLKPGSWLTVDDSCRVEGTGWLYAVGDVNHRALLTHQGKYQARIAGAAIAARAQGVPLLETDRWGAHAATADHAAVPQVVFTDPEAASVGLTLAEAEQAGHRVRAVDHDLGAVAGAGLYADGYRGRARMIVDLDREILLGVTFVGPGTGELLHSATVAVAAEVPIERLWHAVPAYPTISEIWLRLLETYRGA, encoded by the coding sequence ATGACACATGCTGTGGAGCCTGTCGAGTACGACGTCGTGGTCATCGGGGCCGGTCCGGTGGGTGAGAACGTGGCGGACCGGGCCAGGGCCGCCGGTCTGAGCGCCGCGATCGTGGAGTCCGAGCTCATCGGCGGTGAGTGTTCGTACTGGGCCTGTATGCCGAGCAAGGCCCTGCTGCGCCCGGTCGTCGCCCGCGCGGAGGCCCGCCGAGTCCCCGGTCTCAGCGGATCCGTACAGGGCCCGCTCGACACCGCCGCTGTTCTCGCCCACCGCGACGACTACGCCTCCCACTGGAAGGACGACGGCCAGGTGGCCTGGCTGGAGGGCATCGGCGCGGACATCTACCGGGGCACCGGCCGGCTGACCGGCACGAAGGCGGTCTCCGTCACGGCACCCGACGGCACGGAGCAGCGGCTCACCGCCCGGCACGCCGTCGCCGTCTGTACGGGCAGCCGGGCCGTGGTCCCCGATCTGCCCGGAATCGCGGAGGCCCGCCCCTGGACGAGCCGCGAGGCGACGAGCGCCAAGGAGGTGCCCGGACGGCTCGTGGTCGTCGGCGGGGGTGTGGTCGGTGTGGAGATGGCCACGGTGTGGGGCGCCCTGGGCTCGGAGGTGACCATGCTCGTCCGCGGCGCGGGGCTGCTGCCCCGGATGGAGCCGTTCGCCGGTGAGCTGGTGGCTGAGGCGCTGACCGCGGCGGGGGCCGATGTCCGGTTCGGCGTCTCGGCCACCGCTGTGCGGCGCCCGGCCCCGGACGGACCGGTCACCGTCGAGCTGGACAACGGCGAGAGCGTCGAGGCCGACGAGATCCTCTTCGCCACCGGCCGGGCCCCGCGCACCGACGACCTGGGGCTGGAGACGGTGCACCTGAAGCCCGGGTCCTGGCTCACGGTGGACGACAGCTGCCGGGTCGAGGGCACCGGCTGGCTCTACGCCGTCGGTGACGTCAACCACCGCGCGCTCCTGACCCACCAGGGGAAGTACCAGGCCCGGATCGCCGGAGCGGCGATCGCCGCCCGCGCCCAGGGCGTCCCGCTGCTGGAGACCGACCGCTGGGGCGCCCACGCGGCGACCGCCGATCACGCCGCCGTTCCCCAGGTCGTCTTCACCGACCCGGAGGCCGCCTCGGTCGGCCTCACCCTGGCGGAGGCGGAGCAGGCGGGCCACCGCGTCAGGGCCGTCGACCACGACCTCGGCGCGGTCGCGGGCGCCGGGCTGTACGCGGACGGCTACCGGGGCCGCGCCCGCATGATCGTCGACCTCGACCGGGAGATCCTGCTCGGCGTCACCTTCGTGGGTCCGGGCACCGGCGAACTGCTGCACTCCGCGACGGTCGCCGTCGCGGCGGAGGTCCCCATCGAGAGGCTCTGGCACGCGGTCCCCGCCTACCCGACGATCAGCGAGATCTGGCTGCGGCTCCTGGAGACGTACCGGGGGGCGTAG